The window ATTAAAGCTGCTTTTTACAGTTCTGGAGGCGACACCATCGAAAGCATATCCTTTTACAAAAACAACCTGTACTTCGTGAGGTATGGAGAGAACAGAATTGTGAAGAAAGAAGGCGAGTTGTTCACACCTTATGAAGAATACAGAAACGTGAAGAACTTCGttattgacaaaaataatatacttgttTACATGAATACCAGTGGCTTATATGCAAATAAGTTTAATACTAACGAAACTGTATATCTAtctaagaataattattttagaggTCTGACTATTGATCTGGACGGTGTAGTGTACGCTTGGTGGATCGATGGCATTTATAAAGTAATCATAGAGAATGATTTCCAAGATTCTACAATAGTTAGAGTAGCAGAAGTGACTTCTATAGGAGCTTTGACATTTGATAATGATAACAATTTCTTGTTCAGTTCAAATAAAGGTTTGTTTAGATTGTCTGAAACTACAAACACAACGTCATGTTAAACTGACAAGTGCAACGGCCTGAAATTTACTTAATACACTAAGCTAATAGAAACTCACCATAATTATTTTGTGTATAATATTGAAAAAGGAAAACTCTACTCTCTATGTTTACAAGTTTTAGGATTTCTTGTTCGTAT is drawn from Pectinophora gossypiella chromosome 19, ilPecGoss1.1, whole genome shotgun sequence and contains these coding sequences:
- the LOC126375709 gene encoding ommochrome-binding protein-like, translating into MSVVGNNDFTMLLAILFTCIPFVTAKVETKCSTCIKVDSMCHNITFLFNFKAPFREKVVITQLGIQRSRNLLYYAFQPNITDPEYYKVGYVNLDNPDTNRILEGSKPVTNFKTFAIDQERDIVYLGGGDAIYVLDNSIKAAFYSSGGDTIESISFYKNNLYFVRYGENRIVKKEGELFTPYEEYRNVKNFVIDKNNILVYMNTSGLYANKFNTNETVYLSKNNYFRGLTIDLDGVVYAWWIDGIYKVIIENDFQDSTIVRVAEVTSIGALTFDNDNNFLFSSNKGLFRLSETTNTTSC